Proteins from one Ranitomeya variabilis isolate aRanVar5 chromosome 1, aRanVar5.hap1, whole genome shotgun sequence genomic window:
- the PCK2 gene encoding phosphoenolpyruvate carboxykinase [GTP], mitochondrial, with protein sequence MPSFSVRVVGPCSRAVQAWVQSQQVSSRNAHALRVLSGQIERLPPAVREFVIRGAELCDPQNIHICDGTASENDTILTVLQQEGMIKKLHKYPNCWLARTDPKDVARVESKTVIVTNNKRDTVPIPAEGAAGQLGNWMSPGDFERAKNDRFPGCMKGRTMYVLPFSMGPVGSPLSKYGVQLTDSPYVVASMRIMTRMGAPVLDALGDGDFVKCLHSVGQPLPLKAPLVNSWPCNPEKTLIAHVPDNREIISFGSGYGGNSLLGKKCFALRIASRIAKDEGWLAEHMLILGITNPAGRKRYIAAAFPSACGKTNLAMMRPALPGWKVQCVGDDIAWMKFDSEGRLRAINPENGFFGVAPGTSVKTNPNALHTVEKNTIFTNVAETSDGGVYWEGLDQDLPPGVTVTSWLGKPWKKGDKEPSAHPNSRFCAPAAQCPIMDEAWESPEGVPIDAIIFGGRRPEGVPLVYESFDWSHGVFVGAAMRSEATAAAEHKGKVIMHDPFAMRPFFGYNFGHYLSHWLSLQKRPGLRLPKIFHVNWFRKDDKGQFLWPGFGENSRVLDWIFRRVEGEESARQTPIGYLPAEGALNLEGLGAVDTNQLFSLPKGFWEKEVQEVGKYLKEQVPDDLPPQIMQELNGLDTRVKSM encoded by the exons ATGCCCTCCTTCTCAGTGCGTGTGGTGGG GCCATGCTCCCGGGCTGTACAAGCATGGGTGCAGTCACAGCAGGTAAGCAGTCGAAACGCCCATGCCCTGCGGGTCCTGAGTGGTCAGATAGAGCGACTTCCTCCTGCTGTCCGAGAATTTGTGATAAGAGGAGCTGAACTCTGTGACCCCCAAAACATCCACATATGTGATGGCACCGCCTCCGAAAATGACACCATCCTTACTGTATTACAACAAGAGGGTATGATAAAGAAGCTGCACAAGTACCCCAACTG CTGGTTGGCTAGAACTGACCCAAAGGATGTTGCTCGAGTGGAGAGTAAGACAGTGATAGTAACTAATAACAAGCGGGACACTGTTCCGATTCCTGCAGAAGGAGCCGCAGGGCAACTGGGGAACTGGATGTCCCCCGGAGATTTTGAGAGAGCCAAAAATGATCGTTTTCCTGGTTGCATGAAAG GTCGTACGATGTATGTATTACCATTCAGTATGGGCCCGGTTGGCTCCCCTCTATCTAAATATGGGGTTCAGCTCACGGACTCCCCATATGTAGTTGCCAGCATGCGCATCATGACACGTATGGGTGCACCAGTCTTGGACGCACTGGGAGATGGTGACTTTGTAAAATGTTTACACTCTGTGGGGCAACCACTGCCCCTGAAAG CTCCTCTGGTGAATTCATGGCCCTGCAACCCTGAAAAAACACTTATTGCTCACGTTCCTGATAACCGTGAGATCATCTCTTTTGGTAGTGGATATGGAGGAAATTCTCTCTTGGGAAAAAAATGCTTCGCTCTGCGCATAGCCTCCCGAATTGCCAAGGATGAGGGATGGTTGGCTGAGCATATGCTG ATTTTGGGGATCACAAACCCTGCTGGTCGTAAGAGATATATCGCTGCAGCTTTCCCAAGTGCCTGCGGGAAAACAAATCTTGCAATGATGCGGCCAGCGTTGCCTGGCTGGAAAGTACAATGTGTGGGGGATGACATTGCCTGGATGAAATTTGATAGTGAAG GGCGCCTTCGGGCTATCAACCCAGAGAATGGCTTTTTTGGTGTGGCTCCTGGAACGTCAGTAAAAACAAATCCCAATGCCTTGCATACAGTGGAAAAGAATACCATCTTCACTAATGTGGCAGAGACAAGTGATGGAGGTGTATACTGGGAAGGATTAGACCAAGATCTTCCACCTGGCGTGACAGTCACATCCTGGCTAGGAAAACCTTGGAAGAAAG GAGATAAAGAACCCAGTGCACACCCTAACTCTCGTTTCTGCGCCCCTGCTGCTCAGTGCCCTATTATGGATGAAGCTTGGGAGTCACCAGAGGGTGTTCCTATAGATGCTATTATCTTTGGTGGGAGAAGGCCTGAGG GTGTACCTCTGGTCTATGAGAGCTTTGACTGGAGCCATGGAGTGTTTGTTGGAGCAGCCATGAGGTCTGAGGCTACTGCAGCTGCAGAACACAAAG GCAAAGTTATCATGCACGATCCTTTTGCAATGAGACCCTTCTTCGGATATAATTTCGGCCATTACCTTTCTCACTGGCTGAGTCTGCAAAAAAGACCAGGACTACGTCTTCCCAAAATCTTCCATGTTAACTGGTTCCGAAAAGATGACAAAGGACAGTTCTTATGGCCAGGCTTTGGGGAGAATTCCAGGGTACTAGACTGGATCTTCCGTAGGGTAGAAGGAGAAGAGAGTGCTCGACAAACACCCATTGGATATCTTCCTGCTGAGGGGGCATTGAACCTAGAAGGGCTAGGTGCCGTCGATACAAACCAGCTGTTTTCCCTCCCCAAAGGATTCTGGGAAAAAGAAGTGCAAGAAGTTGGAAAATACCTGAAGGAGCAAGTGCCTGATGACTTGCCTCCACAAATTATGCAAGAGCTCAATGGTCTGGACACCAGGGTGAAAAGCATGTGA